The Salminus brasiliensis chromosome 8, fSalBra1.hap2, whole genome shotgun sequence genome has a window encoding:
- the ddx18 gene encoding ATP-dependent RNA helicase DDX18: MADLQMKLLRKKIQKRNEKNKERKLRQMQQEEDDDESKIISEECGAKTGKKATVQKQQQDKPQADQRSVSNEEDTVMENGSKKKRKKKKRKLDQEEDPTNSNGKKLKQESDEEDDERIEPSKAGAEEDDEVEDEVCEDGMDEEEGDEKDGGDDEGEEEEDDGPALPSGLTGAFEDRSFASLAELVSENSLKGVKEMGFETMTEIQHKSIRPLLEGRDVLAAAKTGSGKTLAFLIPAIELIYKLRFMPRNGTGVIVLSPTRELAMQTYGVLKDLMTHHVHTYGLIMGGSNRSAEAQKLGNGVNILVATPGRLLDHLQNTPGFMYKNLQCLIIDEADRILEVGFEEELKQIIKLLPKKRQTMLFSATQTRKVEDLARISLKKEPLYVGVDDNKETATVDGLEQGYVVCPSEKRFLLLFTFLKKNRKKKLMVFFSSCMSVKFHYELLNYIDLPVMAIHGKQKQTKRTTTFFQFCNADSGILLCTDVAARGLDIPEVDWIVQYDPPDDPKEYIHRVGRTARGINGRGHALLILRPEELGFLRFLKQAKVPLSEFEFSWSKISDIQSQLEKLIEKNYYLHKSAQEAYKSYVRAYDSHSLKQIYNVQTLNLPQVALSFGFKVPPYVDLNVHSSKGVKMQKRGGGGGFGYQKSKNVQKAKIFKHVNKGRGDRRQFSR; this comes from the exons ATGGCGGACCTCCAGATGAAGCTTCTTCGAAAGAAAATtcagaaaagaaatgaaaagaacaAAGAGCGCAAACTGCGGCAGATGCAGCAGGAAGAAGACGATGATG AGTCTAAAATAATCTCAGAAGAATGCGGTGCCAAAACAGGCAAAAAGGCCACTGttcaaaaacaacagcaggataagcCTCAGGCAGATCAGAGGAGTGTGTCCAATGAGGAGGATACGGTCATGGAGAATGGTAgtaaaaagaagaggaaaaagaagaaaagaaagctgGACCAGGAGGAAGATCCCACCAACAGCA atGGGAAAAAACTTAAACAGGAGAGTGACGAGGAAGATGATGAGAGGATTGAGCCCTCCAAAGCAGGAGCCGAGGAAGATGACGAGGTGGAAGATGAGGTGTGTGAGGATGGAATGGACGAAGAGGAGGGTGATGAGAAAGATGGTGGGGATGATGAAggtgaggaagaggaagatgatgGACCAGCACTTCCATCTGGACTTACAG GAGCATTTGAGGATCGGTCATTTGCCTCGCTTGCAGAGCTTGTGAGTGAGAATTCCCTGAAGGGTGTTAAGGAGATGGGCTTTGAGACTATGACTGAGATCCAGCACAAAAGCATACGCCCCCTCCTGGAGGGAAG AGATGTTTTGGCAGCTGCTAAAACAGGCAGTGGAAAAACTCTGGCTTTCCTCATTCCTGCCATAGAGCTAATTTACAAACTTCGATTCATGCCCAGAAATg GTACTGGAGTGATTGTTTTGTCTCCGACACGTGAGCTGGCCATGCAGACGTATGGAGTGCTGAAGGACCTTATGACACATCACGTGCACACGTATGGCCTTATTATGGGTGGCAGCAACCGCTCAGCTGAAGCACAGAAACTTGGAAATGGAGTCAATATATTGGTGGCCACACCTGGGAGGCTACTCGACCACCTGCAG AACACGCCTGGTTTCATGTACAAGAACCTGCAGTGTCTGATTATTGATGAAGCTGACAGGATTCTGGAGGTTGGCTTTGAAGAAGAACTTAAGCAGATCATCAAACTGCTGCCAA AGAAGAGGCAGACCATGCTGTTCTCAGCTACACAGACCAGGAAGGTTGAGGATCTGGCACGAATCTCTTTGAAAAAAGAACCGCTGTATGTGGGAGTGgatgacaacaaagaaacagCCACTGTCGACGGATTGGAACAG GGTTATGTGGTGTGCCCATCTGAGAAACGCTTCCTGCTACTCTTCACATTTTTGAAGAAGAACCGTAAGAAGAAGCTGATGGTGTTCTTCTCCTCCTGTATGTCGGTGAAGTTTCACTATGAGCTTCTCAACTACATTGACTTGCCCGTCATGGCCATCCAT ggCAAGCAGAAGCAGACCAAGAGAACCACCACGTTTTTCCAGTTCTGTAATGCAGACTCTGGCATCCTGCTCTGCACTGATGTCGCTGCCAGAGGCCTCGACATCCCTGAGGTTGACTGGATTGTCCAGTATGACCCACCCGATGATCCAAAG GAGTATATCCACCGTGTGGGCAGAACTGCTCGAGGTATTAATGGCAGGGGCCATGCACTACTCATCCTCAGACCTGAAGAGCTCGGCTTTCTGCGTTTTCTCAAACAGGCCAAG GTCCCATTGAGTGAGTTTGAATTCTCCTGGAGCAAGATCTCAGACATTCAGTCACAG TTGGAGAAGCTAATTGAGAAGAATTACTACCTGCACAAGTCAGCCCAGGAAGCCTACAAGTCCTATGTGAGAGCATATGATTCACACTCCCTCAAACAGATCTACAATGTCCAGACACTGAACCTTCCCCAGGTGGCGCTGTCTTTTGGATTCAAAGTACCACCCTATGTTGACCTGA ATGTGCATAGCAGTAAAGGTGTGAAGATGCAGAAGAGGGGAGGTGGTGGAGGCTTCGGCTACCAGAAAtccaaaaatgtgcaaaaagcCAAGATCTTTAAGCACGTCAACAAGGGCAGAGGAGACCGTAGACAGTTCTCCCGCTGA
- the ccdc93 gene encoding coiled-coil domain-containing protein 93: MAATSVFQRVRTGSKIGAQYDQEGNIIQVETREDEEQSIKLAEILELLLAAGYFRARIKGLSPFDKVVGGMTWCITTCNFDIDVDLLFQENSTIGQKIALTEKIVSVLPRMKCPHRLEPHQIQGLDFIHIFPVIQWLVKRAIETREEMGDYVRSYSISQFQKTHSFPEDEEFKQRKQKAVSTVVEVSEVYAPQRRYKRQADAGELLDEESRVHSTLLEYGRRYGFSKHSKQDKAEEKKHLMAQGAQSVPPGMAEVSEEEDLQAAEELRIKALMTGMAAMATEEGRLTASTVGQIVGLQSEEIKQIAFEYAEKAERSAEDRPERYGPVQQHRRMVASLNKQIQQRTKELEEMQAKQQEVRAACEEAKSKLTEATELGERLERELSSLADVEAQADSGLLEKLRALVAMNENLKHQEQEFRTHCREEMTRLQQSIEDLKIEFGDEADDQKERSQLIDHQYNTDREKLQKIRLLMARRNREIAILQRKIDEVPSRAELTQYQKRFIELYSQVSATHKETKQFFTLYNTLDDKKVYLEKEVNLLNSIHDNFQQAMASSGAKEQFLRQMEQIVEGIKQNRIKMEKKKQENKMRRDQLNDDYLELLDKQRLYFKTVKDFKEECRKNEMLLSKLRAKGAS, encoded by the exons ATGGCGGCTACCTCTGTTTTCCAGAGAGTGAGAACAGGGTCTAAAATTGGTGCTCAGTACGACCAGGAGGGGAACATCATTCAG GTGGAGACGCGTGAAGATGAGGAGCAGAGCATCAAGCTTGCTGAAATCCTGGAGCTGTTACTGGCAGCTGGTTATTTTAGAGCACGCATCAAGGGGCTCTCACCATTTGATAAG GTGGTTGGAGGGATGACGTGGTGTATCACAACCTGCAACTTTGACATAGATGTTGACCTGCTTTTCCAAGAAAATTCCACCATTGGTCAGAAAAT AGCTTTGACGGAGAAGATTGTTTCTGTGCTGCCCAGAATGAAGTGTCCTCACAGACTAGAGCCCCATCAGATCCAGGGGCTTGACTTCATTCACATCTTCCCTGTCATACAG TGGCTGGTGAAGAGAGCTATAGAAACTCGTGAGGAAATGGGTGATTATGTGCGCTCTTACTCCATCTCTCAgtttcagaaaacacacagctttCCTGAG GATGAGGAGTTTAAGCAGAGGAAACAAAAAGCAGTCAGCACTGTGGTGGAGGTGTCT GAGGTATATGCCCCTCAGAGGCGGTATAAGAGGCAGGCTGATGCAGGGGAGTTGCTAGATGAGGAGTCCAGAGTTCATTCCACCCTGCTGGAGTATGGCAG ACGTTATGGATTTAGCAAGCACTCTAAACAGGACAAA GCTGAAGAGAAGAAGCACTTGATGGCTCAGGGTGCACAGAGCGTGCCGCCTGGCATGGCAGAAGTGTCTGAGGAGGAGGACCTCCAAGCAGCTGAGGAG CTCAGAATCAAAGCCCTTATGACCGGCATGGCTGCCATGGCAACTGAGGAG GGAAGGTTGACTGCTAGCACAGTGGGGCAGATTGTGGGCCTGCAGTCTGAAGAAATAAAGCAGATTGCGTTTGAGTATGCTGAGAAG GCAGAACGTTCTGCAGAGGATAGACCAGAAAGGTATGGCCCTGTGCAGCAGCATCGTCGCATGGTTGCATCACTCAACAAACAGATTCAACAGAGGACTAAAGAGCTTGAGGAG ATGCAGGCAAAGCAACAGGAAGTGAGAGCAGCCTGTGAAGAGGCCAAGAGCAAACTAACTGAG gccacCGAGCTGGGTGAGCGATTGGAGAGGGAGCTCAGTTCTCTGGCAGATGTGGAGGCTCAGGCTGACTCTGG TCTGCTTGAGAAGCTACGCGCCCTGGTGGCCATGAATGAAAACCTGAAGCACCAGGAGCAGGAATTCCGCACACACTGCCGC GAGGAAATGACACGGCTGCAGCAGAGCATTGAAGACCTGAAGATAGAGTTTGGCGATGAGGCTGATGATCAGAAG GAGCGGAGTCAACTGATTGATCATCAATATAATACAGACCGGGAGAAGTTGCAGAAGATCCGTCTGCTGATG GCTCGGAGGAACCGTGAGATTGCCATCCTGCAGAGGAAGATTGATGAGGTGCCCAGCAGAGCGGAGCTCACACAATACCAGAAACGCTTTATTGAACTTTACAGCCAAG TTTCTGCAACCCACAAAGAGACCAaacagttcttcacactctataATACTTTGGATGATAAGAAGGTGTATTTGGAGAAGGAG GTGAATTTGCTTAACTCCATCCATGATAACTTTCAGCA GGCCATGGCATCATCAGGAGCTAAAGAGCAGTTTCTCAGGCAGATGGAGCAGATAGTGGAAGGGATCAAGCAGAATCGAATAAAG ATGGAGAAGAAAAAGCAGGAGAATAAGATGAGGAGAGACCAGTTGAATGATGATTATTTAGAACTGCTGGACAAACAGAGACTCTACTTCAAAACTGTTAAAGATTTTAAAGAG GAATGCCGCAAGAATGAGATGCTGCTGTCCAAGCTGAGGGCAAAGGGGGCATCCTAA
- the insig2 gene encoding insulin-induced gene 2 protein, which yields MTETTRLSSNGTARRGPYISVITNHTTNLLIRGAMLFGVGVFLALVLNLLQVQRNVTLFPPDVISSIFSSAWWVPPCCGTASALIGLLYPCIDRRLGEPHKLKREWSSVMRCVAVFVGINHASAKVDFANNVQLSLTLAALSVGLWWTFDRSRSGFGLGVAIALLATLATQLLVYNGVFQYTSPDFLYIRSWLPCIFFAGVITMGNIGRQLALYECKVVQEKTHQD from the exons ATGACTGAGACTACCAGGCTGAGTAGTAATGGGACGGCCCGACGCGGACCTTACATAAGCGTGATTACAAATCACACAACTAACCTGCTGATCCGTGGGGCCATGCTGTTTGGCGTGGGCGTGTTTCTAGCCTTAGTGCTAAACCTGCTGCAGGTGCAGCGCAACGTCACCCTCTTCCCTCCTGACGTCATTAGCAGCATCTTCTCCTCAGCGTGGTGGGTTCCACCCTGCTGTGGCACAGCATCAg CTCTGATAGGGCTGCTGTATCCCTGCATAGACCGACGTCTAGGGGAACCCCATAAGCTGAAGCGCGAGTGGTCCAGTGTGATGCGCTGCGTGGCTGTTTTTGTTGGCATTAACCATGCCAGCGCT AAAGTGGACTTTGCGAATAATGTGCAGCTCTCTCTGACCCTGGCTGCATTGTCGGTGGGGTTGTGGTGGACGTTTGATCGGTCTCGCAGTGGATTTGGTCTGGGAGTTGCTATTGCTCTACTTGCAACCCTCGCCACGCAACTGCTCGTCTACAATGGAGTGTTTCA GTATACCTCTCCTGATTTCCTATACATCCGTTCCTGGCTGCCCTGCATTTTTTTTGCCGGCGTGATAACTATGGGAAATATAGGACGGCAACTTGCTCTT TATGAGTGTAAAGTAGTTCAAGAGAAGACCCACCAGGACTAA